Within the Borrelia miyamotoi genome, the region GATGTTTAATTCTGCTTTTTTTAGTATATATTCAGTTAAATTCAATTTTAGTATATATCCTTTTTAAGAATTTTGTAAGTTTTTTAGATATTTTTCTGAGTTAATTTTAATTTCTTTATGCTTTAAAGGTTTTTTTTGTATTTTCGATATCAGTTTTGTGATACTTAAAATTACTAATAGATCCATTTTAATATATTCTTCAATAATTATTATAATAGAAATATTATTAACATTTTAGCAAATCTGTACTTATTGTCTTAAGAAAATTTGTTCTGGTTATTTTATTGTTTTATAGTATGATTTTGATTTTACAAATTGAACACAATTGTCTAGTTTTTTCCTTGAAAATATTTTTATAAATTTCTTTAATCTTGGGTTTTTGCAAATTGAAGTCATCTTTTGAAATCTTGTTTTAAGTTTTTTAATTGTTCCATTTGAATTTATAATGATGAAATTTTGAACTCCAATTTTTTTTGAAAATAGTATAATCATTATTTTTTCTTTTGTATGACTATTTTTATAGTAATGAAAGCTGATAGAAAAACTGTTATATCTTGATTGATTTTTAATGTATTTTCATGTTTATTTGTGCTTGATATTGAAAATTCTCTTATTTTCTTTGTAAAGCATGTTAATTATTTTAATACTTATTTCATATATTTATTTACCATGATGTTGTCTTATTATATATTTATTTTATGAATTTTTTAAGCAATATAAGTCGTCCAATTATGATTTTGGCTCCAATGGAAGATGTAACAGATACTGTTTTTAGAAATTTAATTCATTTGATAAGCAATGGGAAGGATGGACCTGATATTTATTTTACCGAATTTATTTCTGTAAAAGGACTTTTGAATAAATCAAGGCAGTCAATTCAGCATATTTTAACAAAAAATGACGAACTTAAGAGACCGTTAATTGCTCAAATTTGGGGCAAAGATCCTGATGAATTTTTTAAGGCAATAGAAATTTTAAGCAATTTGGGATTTTGGGGTATTGACCTTAATATGGGTTGTCCTAAGAGAAAGATAGTTAAAAAGGGAGTTTGTTCTGCTTTAATTAATAATAAATCCTTAGCGCGTGAGATAATTATTGCAAGTAAAGAGGCATGTTTGAAATTTGGATTGCCTCTTAGTGTTAAAACAAGACATGGATTTTTTGACTCTGAGGTTGAAGATTGGTTAGGATTTTTGCTGAAATTAGGCATTGATATGCTGACTGTGCATCCCAGGCTTGCTATTAATCAAAGTGAAGGATCTATAGATGTTGTTGTATTTGGTGAGGTTGTTAAGCTTAGGAATCAAATCAATCCTTCTACGTTAGTTATTGGCAATGGAGATATTTTAAGTTTAAAGCAAGCACATCAAATTGTAAGAAAGTATTCTATTGATGGGGTAATGTTTGGTCGTGGGATTTTTAGGAATTTAAACTTATTTAGAGAAGGTTTACCTAACTTTTTAAATAATAATTTGAATTTTAGGTTAAATATATTAAAATTTCATATAACAGATTTTCATTCTACTTGGGGTATTACTAAGGATTTTAATAAACTTAAAAAATACTTCAAAATTTATTTTAATGAAGATGAGAGAGATAGTGAGTATTTTTATAATATTATGAATTCAAATAATTATGATGAACTTTTTGAAAATCTAAGACGAATGGATGTTATAGGAGATGAGCTTAAGTAATGAGTGATAAACTTTCAAAAAATTATGATCCTAGGATTTTTGAAGATAAGATTTATAAAAAATGGCTAAATAATGGTGTGTTTAGTGCCAATGCAGGGCTTGAATTCAGATTTAGCATGGTAGCGCCTCCTCCAAATGTTACAGGTATTCTTCATATGGGGCATGCTCTTAATTTTACTTTGCAAGATATTCTTGTTCGTTACAAAAGAATGCAGGGGGCTGATACTCTTTGGCTTTTTGGAACAGATCATGCTGGGATTGCAACTCAAGCGGTTTTTGAAAGACAGCTCAGAGAGCTTGGAAAAAGTAAGGATGATTTTAGTCGTGAGGAATTTGTTGAAGAAATTTTTAAATTAAAAGATAAGCATAGAGCAATAATTGTTAATCAAATAGAAAAACTTGGAGCGTCTTATGATCACTCTAGAGAGAGATTTACTCTTGATGCTGAGCTTTGTCAGGCTGTTAATAAAGTTTTTATTGATTTATATAATAAAGGCTTAATTTATAGGGGAGAATATCTTGTAAACCTTGATCCTGGATCTGGAAGTGTTGTTAGTGATGAAGAAGTCGAGTATAGAGAAGTTGTTGGAAAGATTTATTTTGTTAAATATTTGTTAGATGATGATAATTTTATTGAGGTTGCAACCACTAGACCTGAGACAATATTTGGAGATGTGGCTGTTGCTGTTAATCCTAATGATGATCGTTATAAATCTTTAATTGGTAAATATGTGACAGTGCCTATTGCAAATCGAAAGGTTAGGGTAATAGCAGATAATTATGTTGATATGGAATTTGGTAGTGGTGCTTTAAAAATAACACCTGCCCATGATCCTAATGACTTTGAAATTGCAAAGAGGCATGATATTCCTAAAATAAATATTTTAACTAGGGATGCAAAACTTAATGAAAATGTTCCAATTGAGTATCAAGGCTTAAACGTTAGCACTGCAAGGAGTAAGATAGAAAGAGATTTAAGAGAAAAAGGATTATTAATAGGTGTTAAGAGTCATAAACACCAGGTTGGGCATTGTCATAGATCTGGAGAGATTATTGAGCCTTATTTATCGAATCAATGGTTTGTAAGAATGAGGCCTTTGGCTGATAATGCTTTAAAAGCTTTAATGAACGGTGAGATTAGATTTTTCCCTAAAAAATGGGAAAATACATATAAACATTGGCTACTGAATATTAGAGATTGGTGTATATCTAGACAGTTAGTTTGGGGGCACAGAATTCCTGCTTGGTATGATGTTGAGACAGGGGAAGTTATTATTAGTGAGATTAATCCTTCCTTAAGTGAAGAGTATAAGGACAGGAATTTTGTTAGAGATCCAGATGTGCTTGATACTTGGTTTTCTTCTTGGCTATGGCCGTTTTCTTCTCTTGGCTGGCCAGAAGTTACTTTTGATTTCAAGAATTATTACCCTACAAATACCTTAATTACTGCTTATGACATAATATTTTTTTGGGTAGCACGAATGGTAATGGCAGGTCTTGAATTTACAGAACAGGTACCATTTAGAGATATATACATAACACCTCTTTTAAGAGATAAAAAGGGTAGAAAGATGTCAAAGTCTTTAGGTAATGGCATAGATCCTCTTGAAATTATCGAACAGTATGGAAGTGATGCTTTGCGTTTTACTCTTGCATTTTTGTCTGTGCAAGGCCAGGATTTGAATATTGATACTAAAGATTTTATGTTTGGAGCTAAATTTGCAAATAAAGTATTTAATGCTTCTAAATTTATTTTGGCAAATTTAGAGGGTAGAGTAGTATTAGATAAGTTGGAGTTGGATGATGTTGATAAATGGTTACTTACAAGTTTAAATTCAACCGTTGCAGTTCTGGATTGGGCTTTTAAAAATTATAAGTATAATGAGGCCACTAAAGCTGTGTATGAGTTTTTTTGGAATGATTTTTGTGATTGGTACATTGAGATTAGTAAAATTAATTTAGCTAATGATGATACTAATCTTCAGAATATGGCTATTTCTAAACTGATTTTTTTTTTGAAAGAATCTTTAATAATTATGCATCCGTTTATACCGTTTATTACTGAAGAAATTTATTCTAAGTTGATGTTCTCAGAAGATAATGTATTGGCTTTAGCAAAGTATCCTGAGGCTGTTAGTCAGAGAAATTTTAAGGAAGAGTTTCAGCATTTTAATTTATTGAAAGAATTTATTGTGTCTATTAGAACGCTTAGGAGTGAATTTAGTATAGTTTCGAGTATTAAGATTAATGTTGCTCTGAAGTTTGGTGATACTTTTAAATGTGAGAAATATTTTAGGAAACATGAACATATTGCAAAAAAACTTATTAACTTTGATTTAATATTTTATAATGAAAATTATGAAAATATGATAGGTGTTCCTAATGTTGGTTTTGAGAGTTTTGCAGATATTAAGTATCTAATAGATACTGATAAAGAACTTTTAAGGCTTAGTAAAAAGTTAGAAAAATATGAGAGACTTAAATGTTCAACTTTGGCAAAGCTTAAAAATCAAGATTTCTTGTTAAATGCTCCCGATGAGATTGTTGATCTTGAGAATTCAAAATTAGAAGAGTTTGATTCTTTCATTTTAAAAATTAACAATTATGTAGATAATCTAAAAAAGGGTAGCAAGCTTCTAGCTATACATAAAGATATTCAAATAAACTAAATGCTATAAATTAAATATTTGTGGCTTTGTAAATACAACAGAACTAAAAGTAACATCTATAGCTATTTAAATATGTCTTAAAACTTATTTTGTCTTGTTAACTTCTTATCATATTTTAGAAAAATTTATTTGTTATTCTTTTTGTGCTTTTATCATATGTCTTTTATTGTTAAATCCTTTTATTATAGAGTAATTAAAATTAGCTAGTTTTAGTCCATCTTTTACAATTCTTGCTGCGGAAAATGTTGAAAGTTTTGTTCCAATTTTGCTCTTTTGAGAAATTATGCTAAATATTTCTTTATTCCACATTTTGAGATTTTTTCTTGGACTAAATCCATCTAAGAACCAGTAATCTATGTATTTTGGGACTTCTTTAAGTTTCTGTCCAACGTCTCCAACTAGGATTTTTAAACTGATATTGTCTGTTATTTTAAATTTTATGTTTTTTTTTGGTATATTAGGGTATTTTTTAAGCAATGTCTTGAAATAAGACATGTCTTTGCTAAAAAATTGTGATATTTTGTTAATTTGTTCTTTTGTTAGTGGAAACTTTTCAATTGAGTAATAATTAATTTTTGCTTTGATATTATTTTCTTTTACATGCTTTAAAAGTGCTATGAAATTAAGTCCACTTCCAAATCCTAATTCTGCAATTGTTGTACTTTGTAGTTTCAAAAGTTCTTTATCTAAGTCGCAACCTTTAATGAATACGTAAACACTCTCTTCAAGCCCGTACAGGGGATTATAGTAAATATCCTCAAATTTACTTGAATATATAGTTTTACCCTTGAACTTTAGTTTATTCATTTAATTCTTACTCATAAATAAGCCATGAAATAGCTTTGTTTATGAAAATTACCTTTTTTAAAAGAAATGTCATAATCCTTGCATATAATAGACTGATTTTGATTTGTTTGACTAGGATAATAGAATGTAAACCAATAATTTTTAGTTTCTTGTCTTTTAAGAGAAACTAACTTTAATTTTTAGTTTCTCTTATTCTTTATTCTTCTATAATAGCTATTATTTCTTTTGCTTTTAGAATTAAATGTTCCTTTTCATTAATCTTTACAGCCGCTCCAGCATACTTTTCATAAAGTACTACATCTCCAACTTTAACAGTGATTTCTTCTTTATTGGAGCCAATAGCTATTACCGTTCCAATATTTGTTTTCTCTTTTGCATTCTCTGGTAGATATAATCCTGAAGTTGTTTTACTGTCGGCTTCTTTTATTTTTATTAGAACTCTATCACTTAAAGGTTTAATATTTTTCATTTTCAAACATCTCCTTAATTTGATAATATAAATATACGAAAAAGTGAAGTATTAAGTCAATATATTTATGTAATACTTGAAACTTCGTTTAATTTTAAAGATAATTTTTTAATAGAATATCAAGTTTAGGTGGAAAAATAGTTTGATAACAGTAAGTAATTTAGAAGTTGCATTTGGAGAAAGAATTTTATTTAAAGATGTTAATATCAAGTTTTTTTCTGGAAATTGTTATGGCATAATTGGAGCTAATGGTGCAGGAAAGAGTACCTTTTTAAAGGTTTTAGGTGGGACCATTGAACCTAGCAAGGGTGAGGTGTTGATTGCTAAAAATCAAAGAATGGCTGTGCTTGAGCAGAATCAGTTTGCTTATGATGATTTCAAGGTTATTGATACTGTGATTATGGGTCACAAGAAGCTTTATGCTGTGCAAAGGGAGAGAGATGAGATTTATGAAAAGCCTGATTTTAGCGATGAGGATGGAATCAGAGCCGGGGAACTTGAAGCTGAATTTGCTGAGTTTGGGGGATATGAAGCTGAGTCTAATGCTGCAGTACTTCTTAAGGGATTAGGCATAAATGAGTCACTTCATTCTATTTTAATGAGAGATATTGAGGCAGCTTTAAAGGTAAGAGTGCTATTAGCACAGGCTATTTTTGGAGATCCTGATATATTACTTCTTGATGAACCTACTAATAATCTTGATATTCAATCAATTAAGTGGTTAGAAGAATTTTTGATTAATTTTGAAAATACAGTTATTGTTGTATCACATGATAGACACTTTTTAAATCAGGTTTGTACTCATATTGTTGATATTGATTATGGAAAGATTCAAATTTATCTTGGTAATTATGATTTTTGGTATGAAACTAGTCAAATTCTTAATAAGCAATTAAAAGATGCCAAAAAACGATCTGAAGAAAAAATTGCAGAACTTAAGGCTTTTATTCAAAGATTTTCAAGTAATGCATCAAAATCTAGGCAAGCAACTTCAAGGAAGAAGTTAATTGATAAGATTAAAGTTGAGGATTTAAAGCCTTCTTTAAGAAAGTTTCCTTATCTTAACTTTAAGAGTGAAAGGGAGCTTGGAAAAAATGTTATTACAATTAAGAATTTGACTAAGGAATTTGAAGGACGACATATTTTAAACAATTTTAACATTATTATAGAACCTGGGCAAAAGGTTGTCTTTTTGGGAAGTCCAATCTCAGCAAGTTCTTTTTTTGATATAATTTCCAATGAAGACAGAGATTATAAAGGGCATTATGAATGGGGTACTACTGTTAATTTTGCGTATTTTAAGAAAGATAATGAAAGATATTTTAATGTTGATTTAAGCTTGATAGATTGGTTAAGACAGTATTCAAAAGAACAAGATGAAACTTATATTAGAGGATTTTTAGGAAGAATGCTTTTTAGTCAAGATGAGGCTTTAAAAAAGGTTAATGTTCTATCAGGGGGTGAAAAAGTAAGATGTATGCTTTCAAAGATAATGCTTAGTGGAGCTAATGTATTATTATTAGATCAGCCAACTAATCATTTAGATCTTGAGGCCATTACATCTTTAAATACTGGTCTTCAAGATTTTAAAGGGGTTGTGTTATTCACATCTCATGACCATCAATTTATTGATACTATTGCTAATAGGATTATTGAATTTACGCCTAATGGAATAATTGATCGTTTTATGACTTTTTCAGAGTATGTTGATGATTCTAAGGTCAAGGAATTAAGGGATAGGCTTTGTGAAGGACATACCAGTTTAAAACTTTAATTTTATATGTTGGACCGTTACAGCATTTTTGTAGTATTCAAGGCAAGTATTTGTATTTTTGTATTTTTAAGTAATTGCTTTGTCATTTCAGCAGATGTTAATCTTTATTTTCAGAAAGCTTTAACAGGGCAGATCTTAGGGAATCCTATTCTTGATGAGAGGCTTAATACTGTTACAGTGTTGACAAAGGATAGATGGTTAACTACCTATACTATGTCTTTAAATAAACAATATTCTTATAGATTAAATCGTACCCCGTATCCTTTCCTTTTAAAAGATTTTGGCAGTGGTTATTATGTTATTACAGTACGTAATGAGGTTCAAAAAATTAGAAGAGGTAAGCTTATCTGGAAATATAATTTAGGAGTGCCTCCTGTAAAAGCCCCTTCAATAGGGAATGGTTATATTTTAATTCCTAAGATTGATGAGAAAGTTATTGCTTTAAGACTTGGGGATGGTCAAAAAGTTTTTGAGTTGGATATAGAAGGGAAGGCTGTGACATCTTCTGTTGTTCTGGAGAATGGCAATTTTTATATTGCAAATGAAAATTATAAAATGTTTGCTTTTAATTCAGGGGGAGAAAAAATATGGAGCTCTGATCTTATGTCTTTTCCCAATGTATTAATGATAAGTACTAATAATGAGATAATTGTTGGATATCAATCTGGAGATGTAGCTGTGTATAATAGCGATTTTGGTGATATGTTAAGTTCCATTAGGTTGAGTCATCCCATTAATTTTTTATTTGAAAAGTTTAATGGAGAATATATTGCAGTTTCTGATGTTGGGGTTTGTTTTAGTTTAAGTAAAAACCTTGAGCTTATGTTCTTTAGAAATTTACGTTTAAAGCTTAAGGAAGCTGTGCTTTATGATAATAAAAATCTTTTTATTGTAATGAAGTCAGATGGAGTTTGGGCTCTTGATGAATATTTTAAACCTGTTGATAGTTATGATGAGATAAAGGATATATCGGGACTTGTAGCTAATGTTGGAATAATTGCTACGGGCGGAGTTAATTGGATATTAACTACTTATTATTATGAATATAAGGATGAGCTTGATGTTACTGTTTGGAACCATACATTAGGTAATAGATATCATCAAAATAGGATAGATTTTAGAGAAAAGTCTTTAGTAGATCATGAAGATATTTATTTGGTTCTTGATGAAATGTTGAACTCTACATATAGTAATAGTACTTATAATAACTTTTTAAGTATTCTAGATTCTCTAATAATGAAATATGGTAGCTTTCCAAAAAAGTATTTGGATTTATATAAAAAAGCTGTGAATAATTGGCTTGCTCCAAGAAATGGTATTGATAGAATATCTCAAAGAGGTCAACTTTATAAATATTTTATGTATGTTGATGATGTATCTTCGGTTAAGAGTTTTATCAATATGGCAATTAAGGAAAAAGATATTAGTAATGTAATTCAATTGGTTGAAAGTATTGCTAAATTTGAATATTATCATGGGGAAGATGATCTTGTATATAATTATATTCAGTATATAGTATTAAATTATCAAGGCAATCTAGAGATAGCGTATGCTGTTCTTATAAGCTTGCGCAAGATAATTTTGAATTCTACAGAGGATAATCTTAAAAAGTATAGAAACAAATATTTAACCCTTTTAAAGTTTATCAAACGACAAAATTTTTCTGAAAAGATTAACCGGTTTGTTAATGAAATTATTGTGCGTCTTTGATTCATTTTGTGACTAATTTTATGTTATTATTTATTAGATACATATGTTATTATGTTTTTAAATTGATATTTGATTTATACTGATTTAGTTAGTGGTAGGGTTTATCGTTCACTAGGGGGATTTTTATTATGAAAGTAATACAGATAGTTTTTATGTCTTTATTTATCTTTTTGAATGTTTTTACTTTTAATGCTAGAGAAGTTGATAAAAAGAGGTTAAAAGATTTTGTTAATATGGATCTTGAATTTGTTAATTATCGGGGTCCTTATGATTCTACAGATACGTATCAACAAATAGTAGGTATTGGTGAATTTTTAGCGAAAAATTTAACCAATAACAAATCTAATTATTATAAAAAATATTATGTTAATAGGTACATTGAGAGTAATGATGAGAAGAGTAGCTCAGATGTTTTTCTTATTAGTGAAAGTTCTTCTCTTGATAGTATCTTAAATCTTAGAAGAATACTTACGGGATATTTGATGGGAGCTTTTAATTATAGTAAAGATAGTGCAGCTTTACTCGCTAAAGCTATTACAATATATAATGCTGTTTACCGTGGTGATTTGGACTATTATAGTGATGCTTATATTCAGCCTGCTATTGAAGGTTTAAGTAAAGATAATGTAGGACTGTCAAGAGTTTATAGCCAGTGGGCTGGAAAAACTTGTATTTTTATTCCTTTTAAGAGAAATATTTTATCAGGAAGTATTGAATCAGAGGTTGATCTTGACAAAATAGTTACAGAGAAGGTAGTTGGGGCGCTTTTAAATGAAAATGAAGAAATTCAAACAGATTTTGCAAGGGAGCTGACTGATGTTCAGGACGAAATTCGTGATGTTGATCAGGATAAGGTTGATATTGAGTTTGATACTTTGAAAAGTATTAATGATGAGTTAACTGAGACTATTGATAACTTAAGGGAGCAACTTAATAAGTCTGTTGATGACATTGAGAATGAGAACATTAAGAAGCAAATTGATGATAAGATGCTTGATAGGGATGCTTTAAAGAATAAAGCAAGTGGACTTGAAAAGTCTCAGAAGAAATTAGATGATTCTCAGCAAAAATTAGATAAGCAAAGGGATGCAGTTAAAAATAAGATACAGGAAAAACTTGAGAAGGAAAACAAACATAAAAATTTGCCAAAACCTGGAGAGATAAATTCTCCAAAAGTAGATGAGAAATTGCAGTTAACTGAAGCTATTGATAATTTGAGGGAGCAACTTAATAAGTCTGTTGATGACATTGAGAATGAGAACATTAAGAAGCAAATTGATGATAAGATGCTTGATAGGGATGCTTTAAAGAATAAAGCAAGTGGACTTGAAAAGTCTCAGAAGAAATTAGATGATTCTCAGCAAAAATTAGATAAGCAAAGGGATGCAGTTAAAAATAAGATACAGGAAAAACATGAGAAGGAAAACAAACATAAGAATTTGCCAAAACCTGGAGAGATAAATTCTCCAAAAGTAGATGAGAAATTGCAGTTAACTAAAACTGTTAAAGACTTGAAGAAGCAACTTAAAAAAGCTACCTTTGATGTATCTAAGAGAACTCCTATTATTATAAATAACAAATCTACTCAAAGTAGTAGTTTTGATAAACCTCCTTTAGATTCTAAAGTTCAACTGGATCAACCCAAAGATATAAGTAAATTGCCTCTTAAGGATGAGAATCATAAATCTGTATTCTTAGAGATTATTAATCCAAATACTAATTTGGGAGTTCTACGATTTATTGACTCGGATGAAGATAAATTGGCAAAGACTTCTCAATATGGTGTTAGAAGGTATGGATTTTATGAGAGAGATGATGATTTTGTAGTGATAAGACTTTGTTCAGGTGTTGCAAAGCTTCAGTTGCTTAGTAAATTAGAAAATTTAAAAGTTAAATCTGAAGCAGATTTTAATTTAAATAGAGATTCTTCTCTTTTTGTTGATTCAAGAATGATTTTGGTAGTTGTTAAAGATAATAATGTTTGGAAATTGGCAAAATTTTCTCCAAAGGATTTGAGCAAGTTTGTTCTCTCGGAAGATGAAATTTTTCCATTTACAAGTTTTACTGTTAATACAAAGTATGTTTATTTGCAAGATTCATCTAAGAATATTATTACTTTGGATCTAAATACTTTGAAGAAAGCACCTTAAATAATTTTTTTGATTTCAACAGCGTTTGAGTAATTTAGAAAGAAAAGATTTTGGATTCTTTTCATCTTATGGGAAGAATCGGGACAGTGAGATTCGAACTCACGATCCCCTGCTCCCAAAGCAGGTGCCTTACCACTAGGCCATGTCCCGAAAAAATTACTGCGCCAATTAGGACTCGAACCTAAAACCTACAGATTAGAAGTCTGTTGCTCTATCCAATTGAGCTATTAGCGCTTTTGAGCCTAAAGTTGAGTATATCATGTTGAAAAATCCTTGTCAATAAAATTATTGTCACTTATATTTTGTTAGGATTATGTATGTTTTATAATTGTTTTATGCTTAACATTGATTTAATTATAGATGAAGCTTTGTCTAGATATCCAGATGTTAAACCTTTTTTGACTTTTAGAAATGATTATGAGCTTTTAATAATGGTAATTTTGAGTGCAAGGACAACTGATAATATGGTGAATAAAATTGCACCTGAGCTTTTTAAAAGATACGGAGATTTTGAAAGTTTAGCCAATGCTGACTTGATAGATGTTGAGAGATTAATTTATAAGTTAGGGTTTTATTCTAATAAATCTAAAAATATTATTAACTGTGCACGAATGATTTTAGAAAGTTTTAAAGGTGTTATTCCTGATAATATTTTTGATCTTGTATCTTTGCCAGGAGTAGGTAGAAAAACAGCTAATGTTATTCTTGGAGTTGTTTATGATAAGCCTGCTATAATTGTGGATACTCATTTTAGCAGAGTTGTGATTAGACATGGACTTACAATTGAGAGAACACCCTTAAAAATTGAATTGGATTTAAAGAGGAAAATAGCTTCTGATAAACAATATAGATTTTCTATGGCTATTAATAAGCATGGAAGAGATATTTGTACGTCACGCAGTAAAACCTGTAATAGTTGTTTTTTAGAAAAATTTGCACCAAGAGTGGTTTAATTTTGGTTTCATGATGAAATAAAAGATTTTGTGTATGTTTTAAGTTTTAAGCTTATTGGTGTTAGTATGATGTTAATAGTGATTAATATAATTAATGGATTGCCCCATATCCAAAAGTATTCTTTTCCCATTTCCATGTATTGTAAAAGTTCTCCAAGACTAGGATAAGAGCTTTTGTCTGCTTTTTGTAAGAAACTTACTATTTCAAATGTAGTTAGACTCTTTGAAATTTGTAGAGGGATTATCGATGATATTGATGAAAAAACTTCTGGGAATATGTGATGTATTATTATTCTAGATTGACTTGCACCAAGAGTCTTACTTGCTTTTATATAATCAAGGTTTTTAATTATCAGTGTATTGTTTCTTGCTATGAATGAAAATTTAATCCATCCATGTATTAAGGCTAAAGTAACTGCAACTTCCAATATATTATAATTTTTTTGTTTTGCAAAGTAGTGAAAAATTAGCATTAATATGTAAGAAAATGGTATTGTTTGTAGTGTTTCTATTAGTTTTGAAATGATCAAACAAGTTTTAAATTTGAAATTTCCTATTGTTATTCCTATAAAGAGTCCAATTATTGCAGAAATTGTTGCATAACTAAATGATAGTAAAATAGAATTTCTAGTGGCAAGTATTAGTCTTGCTAGTATATCTCTGCCCATTTTGTCCGTTCCCAAAGGATTTTTGTCTGTTGGTGGTTGAGGTCGTTCATTGCTTGGTTGATTGTATATTTTATTCGGATCTTTTTTATATATTGCGAATTTTGAATTTTCGTTAATTAGTTTAGGAGTTATTATTAAAAATAAAGAGAATATTCCTAATAGTATTGATAACATGATATGTGGCTTTTTTAATTTATGCATCATTCTAATATACCTTTATAGGGATTAAAATGATATATCAAAAGATCACTTATTAAATTTGTTATGAGCATAATAAAGACCCCAACGAATAATAAATCTCTGTAAACAATATAATCATTATTTTTTATTGCATTAATTGTTAGAGCCCCAATTCCATCAATTCCAAACATTGTCTCAATGAAAAACGAACCAAAGAAAGCTGTTGCAAGGACAGATCTAAGGTGAGTAATTAGTGGGATTAGAGATGGAATTAATGCATGTAGTGTTATTATTTTAAAATTTTTTATTCCTCTTGATTTTGCAGTTGTTATATAGAATTCAGACAAATTTTTATCAATAGATTGTTTAAAAATTACAGCATTAAATATAAAAAATGAAAAAAACCATGTAAATCCGCCTATTATTAAATTTTTTGGGTTTGTTTTTAGATAGTAAAGTAAAGAAGTTATTAATATTACAGTCAAATTTATTGGTAATGAATGCAAGAATAACATCATATATTCTAAGATATTATTTAACATTTTATTTTTGACAAATAAAGTCCAAATGAGAATGAAAAAAATGGCTATT harbors:
- a CDS encoding PQQ-binding-like beta-propeller repeat protein is translated as MLDRYSIFVVFKASICIFVFLSNCFVISADVNLYFQKALTGQILGNPILDERLNTVTVLTKDRWLTTYTMSLNKQYSYRLNRTPYPFLLKDFGSGYYVITVRNEVQKIRRGKLIWKYNLGVPPVKAPSIGNGYILIPKIDEKVIALRLGDGQKVFELDIEGKAVTSSVVLENGNFYIANENYKMFAFNSGGEKIWSSDLMSFPNVLMISTNNEIIVGYQSGDVAVYNSDFGDMLSSIRLSHPINFLFEKFNGEYIAVSDVGVCFSLSKNLELMFFRNLRLKLKEAVLYDNKNLFIVMKSDGVWALDEYFKPVDSYDEIKDISGLVANVGIIATGGVNWILTTYYYEYKDELDVTVWNHTLGNRYHQNRIDFREKSLVDHEDIYLVLDEMLNSTYSNSTYNNFLSILDSLIMKYGSFPKKYLDLYKKAVNNWLAPRNGIDRISQRGQLYKYFMYVDDVSSVKSFINMAIKEKDISNVIQLVESIAKFEYYHGEDDLVYNYIQYIVLNYQGNLEIAYAVLISLRKIILNSTEDNLKKYRNKYLTLLKFIKRQNFSEKINRFVNEIIVRL
- a CDS encoding P83/100 family protein codes for the protein MKVIQIVFMSLFIFLNVFTFNAREVDKKRLKDFVNMDLEFVNYRGPYDSTDTYQQIVGIGEFLAKNLTNNKSNYYKKYYVNRYIESNDEKSSSDVFLISESSSLDSILNLRRILTGYLMGAFNYSKDSAALLAKAITIYNAVYRGDLDYYSDAYIQPAIEGLSKDNVGLSRVYSQWAGKTCIFIPFKRNILSGSIESEVDLDKIVTEKVVGALLNENEEIQTDFARELTDVQDEIRDVDQDKVDIEFDTLKSINDELTETIDNLREQLNKSVDDIENENIKKQIDDKMLDRDALKNKASGLEKSQKKLDDSQQKLDKQRDAVKNKIQEKLEKENKHKNLPKPGEINSPKVDEKLQLTEAIDNLREQLNKSVDDIENENIKKQIDDKMLDRDALKNKASGLEKSQKKLDDSQQKLDKQRDAVKNKIQEKHEKENKHKNLPKPGEINSPKVDEKLQLTKTVKDLKKQLKKATFDVSKRTPIIINNKSTQSSSFDKPPLDSKVQLDQPKDISKLPLKDENHKSVFLEIINPNTNLGVLRFIDSDEDKLAKTSQYGVRRYGFYERDDDFVVIRLCSGVAKLQLLSKLENLKVKSEADFNLNRDSSLFVDSRMILVVVKDNNVWKLAKFSPKDLSKFVLSEDEIFPFTSFTVNTKYVYLQDSSKNIITLDLNTLKKAP
- a CDS encoding endonuclease III domain-containing protein; this translates as MFYNCFMLNIDLIIDEALSRYPDVKPFLTFRNDYELLIMVILSARTTDNMVNKIAPELFKRYGDFESLANADLIDVERLIYKLGFYSNKSKNIINCARMILESFKGVIPDNIFDLVSLPGVGRKTANVILGVVYDKPAIIVDTHFSRVVIRHGLTIERTPLKIELDLKRKIASDKQYRFSMAINKHGRDICTSRSKTCNSCFLEKFAPRVV
- a CDS encoding ABC transporter permease; translated protein: MHKLKKPHIMLSILLGIFSLFLIITPKLINENSKFAIYKKDPNKIYNQPSNERPQPPTDKNPLGTDKMGRDILARLILATRNSILLSFSYATISAIIGLFIGITIGNFKFKTCLIISKLIETLQTIPFSYILMLIFHYFAKQKNYNILEVAVTLALIHGWIKFSFIARNNTLIIKNLDYIKASKTLGASQSRIIIHHIFPEVFSSISSIIPLQISKSLTTFEIVSFLQKADKSSYPSLGELLQYMEMGKEYFWIWGNPLIILITINIILTPISLKLKTYTKSFISS
- a CDS encoding ABC transporter permease; this translates as MFSDINFNIPFMQKNIFRDYLEYIGILKSIESYELTYDFNSNKPLSKDHFAKHIAGNLYIVYKTKYKGLIWGTTYNSPLIKGKSPMSVIFSKIKNTLKISIPGLILSYLIAIFFILIWTLFVKNKMLNNILEYMMLFLHSLPINLTVILITSLLYYLKTNPKNLIIGGFTWFFSFFIFNAVIFKQSIDKNLSEFYITTAKSRGIKNFKIITLHALIPSLIPLITHLRSVLATAFFGSFFIETMFGIDGIGALTINAIKNNDYIVYRDLLFVGVFIMLITNLISDLLIYHFNPYKGILE